A region from the Streptomyces lydicus genome encodes:
- the cimA gene encoding citramalate synthase, whose translation MTDARSHPSPATTPAGAAARHTSPKPSPATTPAGAAARRTSPNPPHALPAGAVPDDFHVFDTTLRDGAQREGINLTVADKLTIARHLDDFGVGFIEGGWPGANPRDTEFFERARTEIDFRHAQLVAFGATRKAGVRVEDDPQVAGLLASQAPVITLVAKSHVGHVELALRTTPQENLAMVRDTVAYLREQGRRVFLDCEHFFDGYALDAGYAKEVVRTASEAGADVVVLCDTNGGMLPAQVTAVVRTVVADTGARLGIHAQDDTGCAVANTLAAVDAGATHVQCTANGYGERVGNSNLFPVVAALELKYGRPVLPEGKLAETTRISHAIAEVVNLTPSTHQPYVGVSAFAHKAGLHASAIKVDPDLYQHIDPALVGNTMRMLVSDMAGRASIELKGKELGVDLGDDRELVGRVVERVKERELAGYTYEAADASFELLLREELQRAAGGRPSSYFTVESWRAIVEDRPDGTHANEATVKLWAKGERIVTTAEGNGPVNALDRALKLGLERIYPQLAHMELVDYKVRILEGALGTGSITRVLVSTSDGRGEWSTVGVAENVIAASWQALDDAYAYGLLRAGVEPQE comes from the coding sequence ATGACGGACGCACGTTCCCACCCGTCTCCCGCCACCACCCCGGCCGGAGCCGCTGCGCGGCACACCTCCCCGAAACCGTCTCCCGCCACCACCCCGGCCGGAGCCGCTGCGCGGCGCACCTCCCCGAACCCGCCGCACGCCCTCCCCGCCGGCGCGGTGCCCGACGACTTCCATGTCTTCGACACCACGCTCCGCGACGGTGCGCAGCGCGAGGGCATCAACCTCACCGTCGCGGACAAGCTGACCATCGCCCGGCACCTCGACGACTTCGGCGTGGGCTTCATCGAGGGCGGCTGGCCCGGCGCCAACCCGCGGGACACCGAGTTCTTCGAGCGGGCCCGTACGGAGATCGATTTCCGGCACGCACAGCTGGTCGCGTTCGGCGCCACGCGTAAGGCGGGCGTCCGCGTCGAGGACGATCCGCAGGTCGCCGGGCTCCTGGCGTCCCAGGCGCCGGTCATCACGCTGGTCGCCAAGTCCCATGTCGGGCATGTGGAGCTGGCGCTGCGGACCACGCCGCAGGAGAACCTGGCGATGGTGCGGGACACCGTCGCCTACCTGCGCGAGCAGGGCCGCCGGGTCTTCCTCGACTGTGAGCACTTCTTCGACGGCTATGCGCTGGACGCGGGCTACGCCAAGGAGGTCGTGCGCACCGCGAGCGAGGCCGGCGCCGATGTCGTGGTGCTCTGCGACACCAACGGCGGCATGCTTCCTGCGCAGGTCACCGCCGTCGTGCGGACCGTCGTCGCGGACACCGGCGCGCGCCTGGGGATCCACGCCCAGGACGACACCGGCTGCGCGGTGGCCAACACCCTGGCCGCGGTGGACGCGGGCGCCACCCACGTCCAGTGCACCGCCAACGGGTACGGCGAGCGGGTCGGCAACTCCAACCTCTTCCCGGTCGTCGCCGCCCTGGAGCTCAAGTACGGGCGCCCGGTGCTGCCCGAGGGCAAGCTCGCCGAGACCACCCGCATCTCGCATGCCATCGCCGAGGTCGTCAACCTCACGCCCTCCACCCACCAGCCCTATGTGGGTGTCTCCGCCTTCGCCCACAAGGCCGGACTGCACGCCTCCGCGATCAAGGTCGACCCTGACCTCTACCAGCACATCGACCCGGCGCTGGTCGGCAACACCATGCGGATGCTGGTCTCCGACATGGCCGGGCGGGCATCCATCGAGCTCAAGGGCAAGGAGCTCGGCGTCGACCTCGGCGACGACCGCGAGCTGGTCGGCCGGGTCGTCGAGCGGGTCAAGGAGCGGGAGCTGGCGGGCTACACCTACGAGGCCGCCGATGCCTCCTTCGAGCTGCTGCTGCGCGAGGAGCTGCAGCGGGCGGCGGGCGGCCGGCCGAGCAGCTACTTCACGGTCGAGTCCTGGCGCGCGATCGTCGAGGACCGCCCGGACGGTACGCACGCCAACGAGGCGACCGTGAAGCTGTGGGCCAAGGGCGAGCGGATCGTCACCACCGCCGAGGGCAACGGCCCGGTCAACGCGCTGGACCGGGCGCTGAAGCTGGGCCTGGAGCGGATCTATCCGCAGCTGGCCCATATGGAGCTGGTGGACTACAAGGTCCGCATCCTGGAAGGCGCCCTGGGCACCGGCTCGATCACCCGGGTGCTGGTCTCCACCAGCGACGGCCGGGGCGAATGGTCCACGGTCGGCGTCGCGG
- a CDS encoding S28 family serine protease, whose protein sequence is MKITRQLCLPLLLTGLLASAVVVPSTAAARTGGAHPATAPPATGRPVSARPAAPRPAADDIRARIAAVPGMRVVKENRAPAGYRSFALVYRQPVDHRHPGKGSFEQRLLLLHRSTARPMVLYTGGYDLNTRDTASRAEPTGIVDGNQISVEQRYFGTSRSHLTDWSKLDIWQAASDHHRLIRALKTIYRAAWISTGGSKGGMATVYHRRFYPHDVAGSVAYSAPNNTDDRDDTAEDRFLQRVGSPACRRALTAVQRAMLGTRRAEMAGRLTRWAADRGHTFHTIGSADRALELTVLDLPMLFWMQQEEGNDCAIPGPSAPGDALFTWFAGKTMLPSFSDHYLAAMTASYYQLGTQLGQMSMAAPQLAGLLRHPGIQEMRTYVPRSIPLRFQPDAMPDIDRWVRHHGSELLFVYGELDPARAEPFRTGRGSRDTHVYLAPHTSHVVRIEKLAPRDRARATAALRRWAGVDSPAE, encoded by the coding sequence ATGAAGATCACGAGACAGTTGTGCCTGCCGCTGTTGCTGACCGGCCTGCTGGCCTCGGCCGTCGTGGTCCCGTCCACGGCGGCGGCCCGGACCGGCGGGGCCCACCCCGCCACGGCGCCGCCGGCCACCGGGCGCCCGGTCAGCGCGCGCCCGGCCGCGCCCCGCCCGGCCGCCGACGACATCCGGGCCCGGATTGCGGCCGTACCCGGGATGCGGGTGGTCAAGGAGAACCGCGCCCCGGCCGGCTACCGCTCCTTCGCGCTGGTCTACCGCCAGCCCGTCGACCACCGGCACCCCGGCAAGGGCAGCTTCGAGCAGCGGCTGTTGCTGCTCCACCGGTCCACCGCCCGGCCGATGGTGCTCTACACCGGCGGCTACGACCTCAACACCCGGGACACCGCCTCCCGTGCCGAGCCGACCGGGATCGTGGACGGCAACCAGATCAGCGTCGAGCAGCGGTACTTCGGCACCTCCCGCTCCCACCTCACCGACTGGTCGAAACTCGACATCTGGCAGGCGGCGAGCGATCACCACCGGCTGATCCGGGCCCTCAAGACGATCTACCGCGCCGCCTGGATCTCCACCGGCGGCAGCAAGGGCGGGATGGCCACCGTCTACCACCGGCGCTTCTACCCGCACGATGTGGCCGGCTCCGTCGCGTACTCGGCACCCAACAACACCGACGACCGGGACGACACCGCCGAGGACCGCTTCCTCCAGCGGGTCGGCTCGCCCGCGTGCCGGAGGGCGCTCACCGCGGTGCAGCGCGCGATGCTCGGGACCCGGCGCGCGGAGATGGCGGGCCGCCTCACCCGCTGGGCCGCGGACCGGGGCCACACCTTCCACACCATCGGCAGCGCCGACCGCGCACTGGAACTCACCGTGCTCGATCTGCCCATGCTCTTCTGGATGCAGCAGGAAGAGGGGAACGACTGCGCGATCCCCGGGCCCTCGGCCCCCGGTGACGCCCTGTTCACCTGGTTCGCCGGGAAGACCATGCTCCCCTCTTTCAGCGACCACTACCTGGCCGCCATGACCGCTTCCTACTACCAGTTGGGCACCCAGCTCGGCCAGATGTCGATGGCCGCGCCACAACTCGCCGGGCTGCTGCGCCACCCCGGCATCCAGGAGATGCGCACCTATGTGCCGCGCAGCATCCCGCTGCGGTTCCAGCCGGACGCCATGCCTGACATCGACCGCTGGGTACGCCACCACGGCAGCGAGCTGCTGTTCGTGTACGGCGAGCTGGATCCCGCCCGGGCCGAGCCCTTCCGTACGGGCAGGGGCAGCCGGGACACGCACGTCTACCTGGCCCCGCACACCAGCCATGTGGTGCGCATCGAGAAGCTGGCGCCCCGGGACCGTGCCCGGGCCACCGCCGCGCTCCGCCGCTGGGCAGGGGTGGACAGTCCGGCCGAATAG
- a CDS encoding urease subunit alpha has product MTGTIDPHEYASVHGPRAGDRVVLGDSGLVVRVESDSQKPGDEFLAGFGKTARDGLHLKAAAVRETCDVVISNVLVIDAVQGIRKVSIGIREGRIHAIGRAGNPDTLDGVDVVVGTGTSIVSGEGMIATAGAVDTHVHLLSPRVMEASLASGVTTIIGQEFGPVWGVGVNSPWALGHAFRAFDAWPVNIGFLGRGSSSGEAPLVEALAEGGACGFKVHEDMGAHARALDTALRVAEEHDVQVALHSDGLNECLTVEDTLRVLDGRTIHAFHIEGCGGGHVPNVLKMAGVPHVIGSSTNPTLPFGRDAVAEHYGMIVSVHDLKTDLPGDAAMARDRIRAGTMGAEDVLHDLGAIGITSSDAQGMGRAGETVRRTFAMAGKMKAELGPLEGDGPHDDNARVLRYVAKLTLNPAIAHGLSHEIGSIEVGKMADIVLWKPQYFGAKPQLVLKSGFPAYGVTGDPNAATDTCEPLVLGPQFGAHGATPAEISVAFVARSAAEQGGDQLPTRRRRVAVRGTRGIGPGDLVRNSRIGQVQVDGRSGLVTLDGDPMRSEPADTVSLSRLYFL; this is encoded by the coding sequence ATGACCGGCACCATCGACCCTCACGAGTACGCGTCGGTGCACGGCCCGCGGGCCGGCGACCGGGTCGTCCTCGGCGACTCGGGCCTGGTCGTCCGGGTCGAGTCCGACTCCCAGAAGCCCGGCGACGAGTTCCTGGCCGGCTTCGGCAAGACCGCCCGCGACGGGCTGCACCTCAAGGCCGCCGCGGTCCGCGAGACCTGCGATGTGGTGATCAGCAATGTGCTGGTCATCGACGCGGTCCAGGGCATCCGCAAGGTGTCCATCGGCATCCGTGAGGGCCGGATCCACGCCATAGGACGGGCCGGCAACCCCGACACCCTCGACGGCGTCGATGTCGTCGTCGGCACCGGCACCTCGATCGTCTCCGGCGAGGGCATGATCGCCACCGCGGGCGCGGTCGACACCCATGTCCATCTGCTCTCGCCGCGCGTCATGGAAGCCTCGTTGGCCTCCGGCGTGACCACGATCATCGGTCAGGAATTCGGTCCGGTCTGGGGCGTCGGGGTCAACTCCCCCTGGGCGCTGGGGCACGCCTTCCGCGCCTTCGACGCCTGGCCGGTCAACATCGGCTTCCTCGGCCGCGGTTCCTCCTCGGGCGAGGCCCCGCTGGTCGAAGCGCTCGCCGAGGGCGGCGCCTGCGGCTTCAAGGTGCACGAGGACATGGGCGCGCACGCCCGCGCCCTGGACACCGCCTTGCGGGTCGCCGAGGAGCACGACGTCCAGGTCGCGCTGCACAGCGACGGCCTCAACGAATGCCTCACCGTCGAGGACACCCTGCGCGTCCTGGACGGCCGGACCATCCACGCCTTCCACATCGAGGGCTGCGGCGGCGGCCATGTCCCCAACGTCCTGAAGATGGCCGGTGTCCCCCACGTCATCGGCTCCTCCACCAACCCCACCCTCCCCTTCGGGCGGGACGCGGTCGCCGAGCACTACGGCATGATCGTCTCGGTCCACGATCTGAAGACCGATCTGCCGGGCGACGCCGCGATGGCCCGCGACCGCATCCGGGCCGGCACCATGGGCGCCGAGGACGTGCTGCACGACCTCGGGGCGATCGGCATCACCTCCTCCGACGCCCAGGGCATGGGCCGCGCGGGCGAGACCGTCCGCCGCACCTTCGCGATGGCGGGCAAGATGAAGGCCGAGCTCGGGCCCCTGGAGGGCGACGGCCCGCACGACGACAACGCCCGGGTGCTGCGCTACGTCGCCAAGCTCACCCTCAACCCCGCCATCGCGCACGGCCTTTCGCACGAGATCGGGTCCATCGAGGTCGGCAAGATGGCCGACATCGTGCTGTGGAAGCCGCAGTACTTCGGCGCCAAGCCGCAGCTGGTGCTGAAGTCCGGGTTCCCCGCCTACGGCGTCACCGGCGACCCGAACGCCGCCACCGACACCTGTGAACCCCTGGTGCTCGGCCCGCAGTTCGGCGCGCACGGGGCGACCCCCGCCGAGATCTCCGTCGCCTTCGTCGCCCGCTCCGCGGCCGAACAGGGCGGTGACCAGCTGCCCACCCGCCGCCGCCGGGTCGCCGTCCGCGGCACCCGCGGTATCGGTCCCGGCGACCTCGTCCGCAACTCCCGTATCGGACAGGTGCAGGTCGACGGGCGCAGCGGCCTGGTCACCCTCGACGGCGACCCGATGCGCTCGGAGCCGGCCGACACCGTCTCGCTCTCCCGCCTGTACTTCCTGTGA
- a CDS encoding MFS transporter, with amino-acid sequence MGREQWKKIWVGSAGNMVEWFDWFVYASFAVYFADSFFPKGNDTANLMNTMGIFAVGFFMRPVGGWVLGRVGDRKGRKAALTLTVTLMSASAILIAIAPTYAAAGYGGVAVLLLARMLQGLSVGGEYAASATYLTEASAPGQRGFASSFQYVSMTAGQLLGLGLQILLQRTMSDEALHSWAWRIPFIVGALGAGIVFYLRRNMLETEVYAEDEGAHADPARGTIKALLAHKREALLVIALTMGGTVAYYTYTTYLTKYLSGSAGLPKPTASLVSFCALFLFMCLQPLAGKLSDRIGRRPLLITFAVGSTFLTVPIMMMLKHAGSFWPALGLSLLALVVVTGYTSINACVKAELFPTGIRALGVALPYAIANALFGGTAEYVALWFKEAGIESGFSWYVAGCAAVSLIVYLTMRETRTIDLHRVGKQDEGTGAGRTRVGEPVAD; translated from the coding sequence ATGGGACGAGAGCAATGGAAGAAGATCTGGGTCGGCTCGGCCGGCAACATGGTCGAGTGGTTCGACTGGTTCGTCTATGCCAGTTTCGCGGTCTACTTCGCGGATTCGTTCTTCCCGAAGGGGAATGACACCGCGAACCTCATGAACACCATGGGGATCTTTGCCGTCGGCTTCTTCATGCGCCCGGTGGGCGGCTGGGTGCTCGGCCGGGTCGGGGACCGCAAGGGCCGGAAGGCCGCGCTCACCCTGACCGTCACACTGATGTCCGCCTCGGCGATCCTGATCGCCATCGCGCCCACCTACGCGGCCGCGGGCTACGGCGGTGTGGCCGTGCTGCTCCTCGCCCGGATGCTGCAGGGGCTGTCGGTCGGCGGGGAGTACGCGGCCAGCGCCACCTACCTCACCGAGGCGTCCGCGCCCGGGCAGCGCGGCTTCGCCTCCAGCTTCCAGTACGTGTCGATGACCGCGGGCCAGCTGCTCGGTCTCGGCCTGCAGATCCTGCTGCAGCGCACCATGTCCGACGAGGCCCTGCACAGCTGGGCCTGGCGGATCCCGTTCATCGTCGGCGCACTGGGCGCCGGCATCGTCTTCTACCTGCGCCGCAACATGCTGGAGACCGAGGTCTACGCCGAGGACGAGGGCGCCCACGCCGACCCCGCACGCGGCACGATCAAGGCGCTGCTGGCGCACAAGCGCGAGGCGTTGCTGGTCATCGCGCTCACCATGGGCGGCACGGTCGCGTACTACACCTACACGACCTACCTCACCAAGTACCTCTCGGGCAGCGCCGGACTGCCCAAGCCGACCGCCTCCCTGGTCAGTTTCTGCGCCCTCTTCCTCTTCATGTGCCTCCAGCCGCTCGCCGGGAAGCTGTCCGACCGGATCGGCCGCCGTCCGCTGCTGATCACCTTCGCGGTCGGCTCGACGTTCCTGACCGTGCCGATCATGATGATGCTGAAGCACGCCGGCAGCTTCTGGCCGGCCCTCGGACTCTCGCTGCTGGCGCTGGTCGTCGTCACCGGTTACACCTCGATCAACGCCTGTGTGAAGGCCGAGCTGTTCCCGACCGGCATCCGCGCGCTGGGCGTGGCCCTGCCGTACGCGATCGCCAACGCGCTGTTCGGCGGCACCGCGGAGTATGTCGCCCTGTGGTTCAAGGAGGCCGGCATCGAGTCCGGCTTCTCCTGGTACGTCGCCGGCTGCGCCGCCGTCTCGTTGATCGTCTACCTCACGATGCGCGAGACCCGCACCATCGATCTGCACCGGGTCGGCAAGCAGGACGAGGGCACCGGAGCCGGCCGGACGCGGGTGGGGGAGCCCGTCGCCGATTGA
- the ureA gene encoding urease subunit gamma, which translates to MRLTPTERDRLLLFGAAELARTRRARGLRLNVPEATALIADTVCEAARDGRRLAQAIEAARAVLGPDDVLPGVADVVTEVHVEAVFDDGSRLAVVSDPIGAGARDGERRRVPAPGAVLPGPAASEPAPAVVLTVRNTASVPVSVTSHFHFFEANPRLDFDRGAAYGMRLCVPAGSSVRFDPGGTEEVGLVPIGGDRIAIGFAGLVDGPLDAPGAKTEALRRAAACGYLGAEEQA; encoded by the coding sequence ATGCGGTTGACCCCGACGGAACGCGACCGGCTGCTGCTGTTCGGCGCGGCCGAGCTGGCGCGGACGCGCCGGGCCCGCGGGCTGCGGCTGAATGTGCCCGAGGCGACCGCGTTGATCGCGGACACGGTCTGCGAGGCGGCTCGGGACGGGCGCCGCCTCGCGCAGGCCATCGAGGCGGCACGCGCCGTGCTCGGCCCGGACGATGTGCTGCCGGGCGTGGCCGACGTCGTCACCGAGGTGCATGTGGAGGCCGTCTTCGACGACGGCTCCCGGCTCGCGGTGGTCAGCGACCCGATCGGCGCCGGCGCACGGGACGGGGAGCGCCGCCGGGTGCCCGCGCCCGGCGCGGTGCTGCCCGGACCGGCCGCCTCGGAGCCCGCGCCCGCGGTCGTGCTGACCGTGCGCAACACCGCGAGCGTGCCCGTCAGCGTCACCTCGCACTTCCACTTCTTCGAGGCCAACCCCCGGCTGGACTTCGACCGCGGTGCCGCGTACGGCATGCGGCTGTGCGTCCCGGCCGGCTCGTCGGTGCGGTTCGACCCCGGCGGCACCGAGGAGGTCGGACTGGTCCCGATCGGCGGCGACCGGATCGCGATCGGCTTCGCCGGCCTGGTCGACGGCCCGCTGGACGCACCGGGCGCGAAGACCGAAGCGCTGCGGCGGGCCGCCGCCTGCGGCTACCTGGGAGCGGAGGAACAGGCATGA
- a CDS encoding cytosine permease, translating into MPMEQRGVDTVPEEERTSGPRDLISILLGSNLALGVVIFGWLPVSFGLGFWPSVTSLAAGTAVGTLLTAPLALVSLRSATNLSTSSGAHFGVRGRLIGSVIGLLLSLGYTALTLWVGGDAVVGALHRLTGLPSSGMTYALVYALLAGATAVGAVYGYRVLLRLSKVLALGLTVLLAVGVVAYAGTFTTAAPHGSGYLLGGFWQTWLLAAVSAGLSGPIAFITLLGDYSRYISPQRHSSTKVFGATCLGLLVGLLVPQLFGTFTALAVGAGEDYAGPLVAGAPFWYLALLLLNASAGSVGNAGLMLYSMGLDLDAILPRATRTQATCAVACLSTALVYAGHFLWAAQDAMTSFVLLMTAVGTPWAVITVIGFARCRGRYDPESLQVYNRGTRGGVYWYRAGWHVRAAVAWALGSAVGLMGVDTPLFQGPLLPLTGGIDLSFLLAAAVGGLAYLALTARDPRPVAALRTVPSSPDATAPAKAPAEAG; encoded by the coding sequence ATGCCGATGGAACAACGCGGAGTCGACACCGTCCCGGAGGAGGAACGCACCAGCGGCCCTCGCGACCTGATCTCGATCCTGCTCGGGTCGAACCTCGCCCTCGGCGTGGTGATCTTCGGCTGGCTGCCGGTCTCCTTCGGGCTCGGCTTCTGGCCCTCGGTGACCTCCCTGGCGGCCGGCACCGCCGTCGGCACCCTGCTCACCGCCCCGCTCGCGCTGGTGTCCCTGCGCAGCGCCACCAACCTGTCCACCAGCAGCGGCGCCCACTTCGGCGTGCGCGGCCGGCTCATCGGCTCGGTCATCGGCCTGCTGCTGTCGCTGGGCTACACCGCGCTGACGCTGTGGGTGGGCGGTGACGCGGTCGTCGGCGCACTGCACCGCCTGACCGGGCTGCCGTCGAGCGGGATGACGTACGCGCTGGTCTACGCCCTGCTGGCGGGCGCCACCGCGGTCGGCGCGGTCTACGGCTACCGGGTGCTGCTGCGGCTGAGCAAGGTGCTCGCCCTCGGTCTGACCGTGCTGCTGGCCGTCGGCGTCGTCGCGTACGCGGGTACCTTCACCACCGCCGCACCGCACGGCAGCGGCTATCTGCTCGGCGGCTTCTGGCAGACCTGGCTGCTGGCCGCCGTCTCCGCGGGACTCAGCGGCCCGATCGCGTTCATCACCCTGCTCGGCGACTACAGCCGCTACATCTCCCCGCAGCGGCACAGCTCCACGAAGGTCTTCGGCGCCACCTGTCTGGGCCTGCTGGTCGGCCTCCTGGTGCCGCAGCTCTTCGGTACGTTCACCGCGCTCGCCGTCGGCGCGGGCGAGGACTACGCGGGCCCGCTGGTGGCCGGGGCGCCCTTCTGGTACCTGGCGCTGCTGCTGCTCAACGCCTCGGCAGGCTCGGTCGGCAACGCCGGTCTGATGCTCTACAGCATGGGCCTCGACCTGGACGCGATCCTGCCGCGCGCCACCCGCACCCAGGCCACCTGTGCCGTCGCGTGCCTGTCGACCGCGCTGGTCTACGCCGGTCACTTCCTGTGGGCCGCGCAGGACGCGATGACCTCCTTCGTCCTGCTGATGACGGCCGTCGGCACGCCCTGGGCGGTGATCACCGTGATCGGCTTCGCCCGCTGCCGCGGCAGGTACGACCCGGAGTCCCTGCAGGTCTACAACCGCGGCACCCGGGGCGGCGTGTACTGGTACCGGGCGGGCTGGCACGTCCGGGCCGCCGTCGCCTGGGCGCTGGGCTCGGCGGTCGGCCTGATGGGCGTGGACACGCCCCTCTTCCAGGGGCCGCTGCTCCCCCTGACCGGCGGCATCGACCTCAGCTTCCTGCTCGCGGCGGCCGTGGGCGGCCTCGCCTATCTGGCCCTCACCGCCCGGGACCCGCGCCCGGTCGCGGCACTGCGCACCGTGCCGTCCTCCCCCGACGCCACCGCCCCGGCGAAGGCCCCCGCGGAGGCCGGCTGA
- a CDS encoding TetR/AcrR family transcriptional regulator, with amino-acid sequence MPGPVRRPRRRLSQPREQVLAAAMTTIAAEGLDGLTMAGLGREVGMSSGHILYYFGTKDELLLQTLQWSEEQLGTERRAALSRRVPARERLDALVDLYLPEGHRDPRWTLWLEVWNRSRSADDEARERQLDLELAWHRDLVALLVEGISKGEFRPVDAERFATRTRALLDGFGSQLVVGLPGTDREHVRDHVREFLDESLTA; translated from the coding sequence GTGCCCGGTCCCGTGCGCCGCCCCCGGCGCCGGCTCAGCCAGCCCCGCGAGCAGGTCCTCGCCGCGGCGATGACGACCATCGCCGCGGAGGGCCTGGACGGACTGACCATGGCCGGTCTGGGTCGCGAGGTCGGCATGAGCAGCGGCCACATCCTCTACTACTTCGGTACGAAGGACGAGCTGCTGCTGCAGACCCTGCAGTGGAGCGAGGAGCAGCTCGGCACCGAACGCCGGGCCGCCCTCTCCCGCCGTGTCCCCGCCCGCGAACGGCTGGACGCGCTGGTCGACCTCTACCTCCCCGAGGGCCACCGCGACCCGCGCTGGACGCTGTGGCTGGAGGTGTGGAACCGCTCCCGGAGCGCCGACGACGAGGCCCGCGAACGCCAGCTCGACCTCGAACTCGCCTGGCACCGCGACCTGGTGGCCCTCCTCGTCGAGGGCATCTCGAAGGGTGAGTTCCGCCCCGTCGACGCCGAACGCTTCGCGACCCGCACCCGCGCCCTCCTCGACGGCTTCGGCTCCCAGCTCGTCGTCGGCCTCCCGGGCACGGACCGGGAGCACGTACGCGACCACGTACGGGAGTTCTTGGACGAGTCGCTGACCGCCTGA
- a CDS encoding agmatine deiminase family protein: protein MNTPAADGFCMPPEWARHERTWMAWPGPNFTFGEEGGETLATARRAWAAVARAVRRFEPVTVVAGPGQSEGARAFLGDGIDLVERPLNDAWMRDIGPTFLTDGTGGLAATDWVFNGWGAQDWARWDLDEKIAEQVCGLAGARRYATPLVNEGGGIHVDGEGTVLLTETVQLDPGRNRGRTQEEVEAEIHAHLGTTKAIWLPRGLAADYGRFGTRGHVDIVAAFARPGVVLVHTQPDPDHPDHAICHEIAKLLRSSTDARGRRLEVVEVPAPTVLEEDGELVDYSYINHYLCNDGVVLCGFDDPRDEEAAAIFRGIFPGRTVTLVDARTIFAAGGGIHCITQQQPQV from the coding sequence ATGAACACCCCTGCCGCCGACGGCTTTTGCATGCCCCCGGAGTGGGCCCGGCACGAGCGCACCTGGATGGCCTGGCCGGGACCCAACTTCACCTTCGGCGAGGAGGGCGGCGAGACCCTGGCCACCGCCCGCCGCGCCTGGGCCGCGGTCGCTCGTGCCGTACGCCGCTTCGAGCCGGTCACCGTCGTCGCGGGACCGGGGCAGTCCGAGGGCGCCCGCGCGTTCCTCGGCGACGGCATCGACCTCGTCGAGCGCCCGCTGAACGACGCCTGGATGCGCGACATCGGCCCCACCTTCCTCACCGACGGCACGGGCGGGCTCGCCGCCACCGACTGGGTGTTCAACGGCTGGGGCGCCCAGGACTGGGCCCGCTGGGACCTCGACGAGAAGATCGCCGAGCAGGTCTGCGGGCTGGCCGGCGCCCGGCGCTATGCCACGCCCCTGGTCAACGAGGGCGGCGGCATCCACGTCGACGGCGAGGGCACCGTCCTGCTCACCGAGACCGTGCAGCTCGACCCGGGCCGCAACCGCGGCCGTACCCAGGAGGAGGTCGAGGCCGAGATCCACGCCCACCTCGGCACCACCAAGGCGATCTGGCTGCCGCGCGGCCTGGCCGCCGACTACGGCCGGTTCGGCACCCGCGGCCATGTCGACATCGTCGCCGCCTTCGCCCGCCCCGGCGTCGTCCTCGTGCACACCCAGCCCGACCCCGACCACCCCGACCACGCGATCTGCCACGAGATCGCCAAGCTGCTGCGTTCCTCGACCGACGCCAGGGGCCGCCGGCTGGAGGTCGTCGAGGTGCCGGCGCCGACCGTCCTGGAGGAGGACGGCGAGCTGGTCGACTACTCCTACATCAACCACTACCTCTGCAACGACGGTGTGGTGCTCTGCGGCTTCGACGACCCGCGCGACGAGGAGGCGGCCGCGATCTTCCGCGGGATCTTCCCCGGGCGGACGGTGACCCTGGTCGACGCCCGTACGATCTTCGCAGCGGGTGGCGGTATCCACTGCATCACCCAGCAGCAGCCCCAGGTCTGA